In Maridesulfovibrio sp., a single genomic region encodes these proteins:
- a CDS encoding MotA/TolQ/ExbB proton channel family protein: MDFSTLIGMLVGLSLVVGAIFIGGAVNVFINVPGMMIVVGGTLASICVAFPFEEVLQAMLAGFKAFASRKVRVNDVVNIMVKVAEISRREGLIALENVQTENVVLRKSCQLIADNADPELIRATLAIEISAMKRRHKIAQDVYKRLAGLAPAFGMLGTLIGLVQMLSNLEDPASIGPAMAVAILTTFYGSLLATLLFIPIGAKLRARTLQEQLHLEIIFEGAKSILENNNPRLVYEKLSSFQAPKDRTGD; this comes from the coding sequence ATGGATTTTTCCACTTTGATCGGCATGCTTGTGGGGCTTTCCCTGGTTGTCGGAGCTATATTTATCGGCGGAGCCGTTAATGTTTTCATTAACGTTCCCGGTATGATGATTGTTGTCGGCGGAACCCTGGCCTCTATTTGCGTTGCCTTTCCGTTTGAAGAGGTCCTGCAGGCCATGCTTGCCGGGTTCAAGGCTTTCGCTTCCAGAAAAGTCAGGGTCAACGATGTAGTCAACATCATGGTCAAGGTTGCTGAAATCAGCCGCCGCGAAGGCCTGATCGCTCTTGAGAACGTTCAGACGGAAAATGTGGTCCTTAGAAAATCCTGCCAGCTTATTGCGGACAATGCCGATCCTGAACTGATCCGGGCCACTCTGGCTATTGAAATTTCTGCAATGAAAAGGCGGCACAAGATTGCACAGGACGTATACAAGCGTCTTGCCGGTCTGGCGCCTGCCTTCGGAATGCTCGGAACCCTGATCGGTCTGGTCCAGATGCTTTCAAATCTGGAGGATCCAGCTTCCATCGGGCCTGCAATGGCCGTTGCCATTCTGACCACTTTTTACGGGTCCCTGCTGGCTACACTGCTTTTCATACCCATCGGGGCCAAACTTCGGGCCAGAACGTTGCAGGAGCAACTGCACCTTGAGATAATTTTCGAAGGCGCCAAATCAATTCTTGAGAATAATAACCCGAGACTGGTTTATGAAAAGCTGTCATCCTTCCAGGCTCCCAAGGACCGTACCGGAGACTAG
- a CDS encoding purine-nucleoside phosphorylase translates to MTSPESISYINRHILEKIDNFQPGATGIILGSGLGEAITRLDECTELSYSDIPGFPESTVKGHGGKLFYGFMDGTPVMVFSGRFHLYEGYSAAEACTPVRVMGELGIGRIFITNAAGALNPQFDAGDLMLITDHINFTGCSPLSGPNHEKWGVRFPDMSRVYCKELCSTAIEAAKTVSVRLERGVYVQVSGPNLETPAETRMFRTLGADAVGMSTAIEAIAAVHMGIKVMGIACLTNKNLPDCMAETTHEAVIEQAAKSSAAMSALIREIISRQD, encoded by the coding sequence ATGACCTCCCCCGAATCCATAAGTTATATTAACAGGCATATACTAGAAAAGATAGATAATTTTCAACCCGGAGCAACCGGGATAATCTTGGGTTCCGGGCTCGGCGAAGCAATCACACGTCTGGATGAATGCACCGAACTGTCTTATTCGGACATTCCCGGGTTTCCGGAATCAACAGTCAAAGGGCATGGCGGCAAACTGTTTTACGGTTTCATGGACGGAACGCCGGTTATGGTCTTCAGCGGTCGTTTTCATCTGTACGAAGGGTACAGTGCAGCAGAAGCATGCACCCCGGTAAGGGTGATGGGAGAACTCGGCATCGGCCGGATATTCATCACCAATGCTGCGGGAGCTCTCAACCCCCAATTCGATGCCGGCGACCTGATGCTGATCACCGATCACATAAATTTCACCGGATGCTCACCGCTTTCCGGGCCGAACCACGAAAAATGGGGCGTGCGCTTCCCGGATATGAGCCGGGTGTATTGCAAAGAACTGTGCAGCACAGCCATAGAAGCGGCCAAAACGGTTTCCGTGCGTCTGGAACGGGGTGTCTATGTTCAGGTGTCCGGCCCAAACCTTGAAACACCTGCTGAAACCCGCATGTTCAGGACTCTGGGAGCGGACGCCGTCGGGATGTCCACAGCCATTGAGGCCATTGCCGCAGTTCATATGGGCATAAAAGTCATGGGCATTGCCTGCCTGACCAACAAGAACCTCCCGGACTGCATGGCCGAAACAACTCACGAAGCGGTAATTGAGCAGGCGGCTAAATCATCTGCAGCCATGTCCGCCCTGATCAGAGAAATTATTTCCCGGCAGGATTAG